GTGTCTCTGATCTCATCTTTGATTCAACCCCAAGTTCACCTTCATCCCCATGGCCTCCCCCAGTGACTGTCCAGATCAATCCCAACCAGACCCCATCGAAAACCCTAACCCTCCCCAGGAATCGCTCCCTGAAACCCTTCCATCCCAAGACAAGCTCGATGATCAAGAAGATCTACTCGAAGATGAACCCAACGCTGACTACCCGGATCTGTCTGTTCCTTCTTCTCCACCCAACACCGACCTCCATGTCACCACCCCCACTGGCTCTCGCCGTGGCGGGGGTCCTAAACGGAAGAAGGCCGCAACCAAGAGACGCGCTCAAGAGAAGAAGGCCCAGAAGAAGCTCGAGATGCTGACTGAAGTCTTCAACCCCATTCCCTTTCTCCCCAACAAAACCCTAGATTTTTCTTCGCACGAAAGCCTCCTCAAGCGACTTGGTTTGTGGGATTTTGTTCATTTGGATTTCGATGGAAACCTTCGAGCCGATCTGATCGCGCAGTTAATCGCTACGTACAACCCGCAATCGCGCGGTAGCTACGTTAATGGCTATCGCATTGGGGTCAACCGGGCCGACTTAGCCCGTGCTTTGAATTTATCTGTGAAGAAGGATAAGGATAAGGATAGCATCCTTGATATTGAAGAGTCAAAGGAATCGGTAGGCTTTCTTGAGGAATTTGTGTCAAATTGGGTGCTTTTGCACGAGGATACGTGGATGATGCCAGCGGAGGTGTTGAACTGGACTAAAATGATTAAAGAAGGCCATTTCGAGAAGATAGATTGGGCTGGTTTGATTTGGTTTATGGTGGAGAAAGAGCTCACGTCTGCCCCTAAATTAGGGAATTGTTACTATGCCTCGCACATGCAGTGTTTGATAAAATACCAGAAAGAAGAGTTGCTGCTGGAGAAACCAGAAAAGGATGCTTATGAGGCCAAGGAGGAAGAGGAAGAGCATAACGTTCCTGAGGATTTCAAGACGTCTGCTGATTTGGTTGATGAATCTCACGGGGGATCACAGTTGGAGGAGCATAATATTGAGTTGAGTCTTGGTGGGCAGGATAATTTGATGAATAAAGATGATGCTGAAAAGGAGGCTGCTGTGGGGGATGAGGATGCTATGGATTGTGAGGAAAGTAAGGGGGATGGGCCTCAAGACGTACAGTGGAATTTGGATGGAGACAGCTATATGGATGTGGGTGGGGAGAATTTCTTAAGACCGTGTAATCTTGGTGATGTTGATATGGTGGAAGAAAGGAAACAAGAAAAAGGAGAGGAAGGAGAGATGGAAGAGGGAGGAGGAGGAAATGTAGAGGAACAAGAGGATCACGAGGAACAGGATGTACAAGATGAAC
This genomic window from Gossypium raimondii isolate GPD5lz chromosome 10, ASM2569854v1, whole genome shotgun sequence contains:
- the LOC105776605 gene encoding uncharacterized protein LOC105776605 — translated: MASPSDCPDQSQPDPIENPNPPQESLPETLPSQDKLDDQEDLLEDEPNADYPDLSVPSSPPNTDLHVTTPTGSRRGGGPKRKKAATKRRAQEKKAQKKLEMLTEVFNPIPFLPNKTLDFSSHESLLKRLGLWDFVHLDFDGNLRADLIAQLIATYNPQSRGSYVNGYRIGVNRADLARALNLSVKKDKDKDSILDIEESKESVGFLEEFVSNWVLLHEDTWMMPAEVLNWTKMIKEGHFEKIDWAGLIWFMVEKELTSAPKLGNCYYASHMQCLIKYQKEELLLEKPEKDAYEAKEEEEEHNVPEDFKTSADLVDESHGGSQLEEHNIELSLGGQDNLMNKDDAEKEAAVGDEDAMDCEESKGDGPQDVQWNLDGDSYMDVGGENFLRPCNLGDVDMVEERKQEKGEEGEMEEGGGGNVEEQEDHEEQDVQDEQEEQHEEGFTISPKGDNLEAVHSANLLEGMETADVPFTTGLHIRDNSSGEFLVSRVDARTVPAVSSFLSNGNKREIGHENDISHNSLNLSNKRLRTDEQWDKSSDFDTCMEQMQHWMDKARMLYAAKDQACGDSSMHQQVLLHELQRRDTLIEHLQKAKFEEQQKRQMEVYRLERELYLMENLLDGYRKALKETNRTFAEYRARCPLPDEPLYKDVTGSGGLVLSTREIEKLRLKQEEEDRLNRLLIENKIKDFEAGWIRKFDAHKDAVSLLSDKLTNAENEVKLLKELCNRKVSAGTPECVPNESGMSSQ